The window TTTGCCACGGCCGCAGCTACCGCCGGGGCAACCCTGGAATCAAATGGGGCCGGAATAACATAATCTGCATGCAGATCCTTTTCATCTATTAGATTTGCAATCGCATGAACAGCTGCCACTTTCATCTTTTCATTAATATGTGTGGCCCTGACATCAAGCGCCCCTCGGAAAATACCAGGAAAAGCAAGCACATTATTCACCTGGTTAGGGAAGTCGGATCTCCCCGTTCCTACAACTGCAGCCCCAGCAGCCTTTGCCGCATCAGGGTGAATTTCCGGATTCGGATTAGCCATCGCAAAAATAATGGGATCACGATTCATCGTTTTTACCATATCACTAGATAATGCATCCTGAGCAGATACACCAATAAATACATCCGCGTCTACAATTACATCCTGTAGACTGCCGGACTGATTATCACGATTTGTAAACTTAGCGACCTCTGATTTAACCTTATTCATTCCTACCGGACGGCCTTCATATATAGCTCCCTTTGTATCACACATGATAATGTCACGGACACCAAAGCTATGCAAAAGCTTGATTATCGCAATCCCCGCAGCACCTGCACCATTTGCAATAACCTTTATTTCCGAAATTCTTTTATTAACAATCTTCAACGCATTCAACAAACCAGCTAATGTCACGATAGCTGTTCCATGTTGATCATCGTGAAAAACGGGAATATTTGTTTCTTTCTTTAGTCTTTCTTCAATAACAAAGCAATTTGGTGCTGCAATATCTTCTAGGTTAACACCACCAAAATTAGGCTCCAGGAGTTTAACGGTTTCAATAATTTTTTCAACATCTGTTGTATTTAAGCAAATGGGGAAAGCGTCGACACCAGCGAAGCTTTTAAACAATACTGACTTTCCCTCCATAACCGGCAATGCAGCTGATGGTCCAATGTTTCCAAGACCTAGTACTGCTGTACCATCTGAGACAACGGCAACCATATTTCCTTTCATTGTATACTCATAAACCGTATCCGGCTTATCATATATTTCTTTACATGGCTCCGCTACTCCAGGAGAGTATGCTAAACTTAGATCCTTTGCATTTAGAACCTCTACTTTTGATTTTGATTCCAGTTTACCTTTGTTTACTCGATGCATATGCAAAGCTTCTTCTCTTAACGTCACCTTTCCCACTCCTCAGTCCTATTCAAATCTTAATGAAACATACCTGTCGTCTTCTCTAGATGGTCATAATGCTACATTTAAACGTAAATAAGTGAATAATTTACTGGTCTGACCAGTTTCTTTTTTACAATATAACAATCTTCACTACTTGTAAAGAAGTATAAGAATTGTTACTTCAAAAGTACGTTTTCATCTCCAACCATTTCTTTCAATTGCTCCAAACAGACTTTTGATGGAGTAATAAACAGGCGCTCCTCTAACCGAATCGTTTTCTGGGTACTCTCATAGTAAAGAACTACTTGGACAGGACCAGGATGCTTTTTCAATATTCCTTTTAAGAGCTGGAGCTGTTCAACAGTTTCTTGCTCTTTCGTAATTTTAATGAATACCGTTGTTTCATCATTTAAAGGCTCAACTGCAGCCTCAATCTCCTGTGCTGCCTTAATCATAAACTGGGTTTTTCCTTGACGTTCCTCTTCTTTTCCTTCGATAACCAGGATATTTCCTTGCTGTAAAATAGATGAAATTTTCTTATATACATTAGGAAATACAACAGCCTCCATCTCTCCGCTAGAGTCACTTATGATGATAAAAGCCATCTGTTCACCTTTTTTGGTACGGATTTTTTTGGTTTCACCAATATGGACGACTGCTTTTCGATTAGAATTTAAAGGAATCGTATCAAATAACGCATGTACCTTTAAAGCAGGAAAATACTTCTCATATAGGGATACAGGATGATTGGATAAATAGAAGCCAAGTACTTCCTTTTCCATTCGAAGCTTATCCTCTTCACGCATCGGCTCTACTTCCATATACTTAGGTCTAATCGTTAATTCAATATGAGAAAATAAATCTCCCTGTTGACTCTCATTCGGCTTTACTAGCTGGGCATGGTCGAGAGCAACATCTAAGCTTGCCAATAGCACGGCACGATCCTCATCAAACTCATCTAAACTACCTGAATAAACAAGCGCCTCTAAGGTTTTGCGATTGACCACTTTCGTTGATACTCTTATGCAGAGATCGAATAAATCAACAAATAGCTTTTCCTTGCGGGCACGCATAATTTCAGTTAATGCCGCAATGCCAACTCCTTTTACAGCTCCAAGACTAAACCGGATTCCATCCTTTTCAGCGAGAAAGGAATAGCCGCTTTTATTAATTGATGGGGCTAGAAGAGGGATATGCATTGTCTTCATTTCTCTTAAATATTGAGATATTTTCACTTCATTTCCTGTAACAGATGTTAAGATAGAGGCCATAAAATGAATCGGATAGTGTGCCTTCAAGTAAGCAAGCTGATAAGCGATAAAGCTGTATGCAACGGCATGACTTCTATTAAAGCCATAATTAGCAAATCGAACGATTAAATCATAGATTTCGTTTGCCGTTATTCGTTCATAGCCTTTACGTTCAGCCCCCTCAATAAAATGGGTCCTCTCCCGATCTAGCACTTCCTTTTGCTTTTTACTCACTGCCCTTCTTAAGAGGTCCGCATCACCTAGTGAAAAGCCTGCCATTTTGGAAGCAATTTTCAATATTTGTTCCTGATATACAATAATCCCGTATGTATTTTCAAGAATTGGCTCTAAATCAGGATGTGGATAGACGACTTTTTCGCGGCCGTGCTTCCGATCAATGAAGTGCGGGATATTTTCCATTGGACCCGGACGATATAGAGCATTTACTGCTACGATATCCTCGAAGCGGTTTGGCTTCAGTCGTGTCAGCACATTCCGCATTCCGTCAGATTCCAGTTGAAATACACCAGTCGTCAGTCCATTACTGATTAACTGAAAGGCTGCTGGATCATCCATCGGGATTTCTTTTATATTTAATTTTTTACCAGTTTTACGATAGATAGACTTTAAAATAGACTCAATTAAAGAAAGATTTCTTAAGCCAAGAAAATCAATTTTTAAGAGACCAAGCTCCTCTAAATGCTCCATCGAATACTGAGTTAAATAAATATTCTCATGCCCCTGCTGAATCGGGATAATATCAACTAATGGCTGTTCACTAATCACAACTCCAGCGGCATGTGTGGAAGTATGCCTTGGAAGTCCCTCAAGCTTTAAAGCTGTTTCAAAAAGCCGCTTCTGCTGGTCTGTTTCAGCGACAAAATCCTTTAACAGCTTAGATTCAGCATAGGCTTCCTTAAGCGTTATCCCAGCTTTCCCCGGAATCATTCTTGACAATCTATCTAATTCCTTTGTATTAAGACCAAACACCCTGCCTACATCCCTAAGAGCCGCTTTGGCTGCTAATGTACCGAACGTAATGATTTGCGCAACATGGAGCTGGCCATATTTATTTGTCACATAACGGATAACTTCCTCACGCCTATGGTCCGGAAAGTCAATATCAATATCGGGCATTGAAATCCGTTCCGGATTGAGAAAACGTTCAAAAAGAAGCTGATGTTGAATCGGATCAACATCGGTTATATAAAGCGTATAGGCAACCAATGAACCTGCTGCCGATCCCCTGCCCGGACCAGTTAATATGCCTGCTTCTCGAGCAAATCTCATAAAATCCCAGACAATAAGAAAATAATCGCTAAACTGCATCTTCTTGATTATTTCTAATTCATATCGAAGTCGGCTCTTTACCTCATTAGTTAGTGAGTCATAACGTTCCTGAAGTCCCTTCCAGCAGATCTCCTCCAGCAATTCCTCTGCTGCCTGACCGTTACCTGTCGGATATCTTGGCAGCTTTGTCTTATGAAGCTCGATCATGACATTACACGCTTCGGCAATTTTTAGTGTATTTTCTAATGCATCCGGAATTTCTGTGAAAAGCTCAATCATTTCCGTTGGAGTCTTTAAATCATAATGATGACTTTCAAGTAGCTCCCGATTTTCATCCTGCAGTTTGTTTCCATTTTTAATAGCCAGTAAGCACTCATGAGCAAAGGCATCCTCTTTATATAAATAATATACCTGATTCGTTGCCACTAGCTGAACCTGATAATGTTTAGCTAACTCTACAAGCTTTCGATTTACATTCATTTCAGCTGAGATGTGATGCTGTTGGAGACTGATATAGAACGATTCTCCGAATAATTGCTTATATAAGCTCAGCACCCTTTCAGCACTTGTGATATCACCATTTAGCAGCGCCTGTTCTATTTCCCCATCTTTTCCAGGAGTTAAAGCAAATAATCCTTTAGAATAATGCTTTAGCCATTTTATGGGGATCCCAGATAATGATTTTGTTTGAATGCTGCTCGATATTTTCAACAGATTTTGCAGCCCGATTTGATTTTTCGCTAGTAGGACAAGCGGAAAAGCAGCTCCCTCTTGTTCTTCACTGAGTACATCCGCTGTTAGTCCAATTATTGGCTTGATGGAATGTTTCATACATTCTTTATAAAAGCTTACAGCACCGTACATTACGTTACGGTCCGTTAGCGCTAAGGCACCATACCCTTTTTTCTTCGCATCCCGTACAAGTTCTTCCACAGATGCTGTGCTCGTTAACAAGCTAAACGCACTATAAACATGAAGGTGAATAAATGACACGTACATTCACTTCCTTAATAAGTCTTAAATAGACTAGTTTTCTATATTTTTATTTCATAAATATTTTGTAAAAGATACTGTAAATGATAGTTATTGCTTTCCGTTTCAGGTGCATTACTTTCTGCTCTACTACCTCATGCCCTGACAACCTTTACATATTATTATAGAGTTTTCCTCTTAAAAAGAAAGTATGTTCTCTTTTTTCTATTTAGAATAAACATAATTTTAAATCCTTGTCCATATGTTTAGTATAGAAGGAATATTATCCATAAAGGATGGGATCACATGCAGGAACAACCCTTTTTTTCTTTATTCTTACAAAGCTATTTTATCGCACTTGGCGTATTAATTGGAGGATCCCTTATTGGAGGCATGGCCGCCTTCCTTACTGGTAAACCACCTTTAACGGAAATCTATCGAATTTCAGGTATGATTCGAATATGGGCAATTGTCACGGCCATTGGCGGAACATTTGATGCTGTGTATACCTTTGAAAGAGGATTTTTAGAAGGTGAAACTAAGGACTTATTTAAGCAATTTCTTCTGATCCTGTCTGCATTAGGAGGTGCACAGACGGGATCATTGTTTATCACCTGGCTGACACAGGAGCATACAACGCTATGAGAATTCCGCCATATTATCGAAAGCCTTCCTGGCAGCGATTTTTTGCCGGCATGGTAATAGGCGGAGTGATAAGCTGGTTTGTCTTTTTATATATTTATGGTGAATGGCAGGAGGAGTATAGTAAAGAAATCCAAACACAAAAAGATGAAATCTCTGAATTAAAGAACGAAAAGACCATATGGCAGGAGGAATTTAAAAAACTGAATAAAGAAAACAAAGCCAAGCTCACCGTACAATCCATCTATATTAAAATTACCAATAAAGATAAATACCATCTTGATCAGCTTTCTGTATTAGAAATAGAGGATGACGTACGGGAAGATATTCGTATGATGATAGCAAAAGATATCGATACTGTCTATAACAGTCGCAAGCTAATAAAGAAAATCATCGAAAACAAAACAGTCAAAGCAAATGAGAAGCGTTATAAGTTAAAGGTTAGTGAAATGACGATTCACACAACACTGTCCATTGAATTAGAGCTAGCGATTTCTGACTAGAATGGGAAAGATGCCCGGCTTAAGACCGGGCAAACTCTCCACATATATCCTCTACTTCGCTGATTACCTGCTCTGCATGAGTCCAGGAATAAATAGAGGCCCCCGCAGCTTTTGGATGGCCGCCCCCTTTATAATGGCGGGCAATCCCATTAATAACTGGTCCCTTCGAGCGTAACCGTACTCTAATCTGGTCCTCTTCCTCAATAAAGAAGACCCAAGCCATGATACCTTGAATGTTTCCAAGTGTACCAACTAGCAGAGATGCTTCAGCCGGAGTCGCCTCATATTGCTCGAGCAATTCCTTTGTTAACTTCACGTAGGCAACACCGTTAGTACCGGTTTCGAAGTTTTGTAAAATATATCCGCTAAGCTTCACGATTTTAGGTTTTAAATTATACATACCTTCGTATAGCTCTGTACGAGAAAATTGATAATGAATCAACTCACCTGCATAGGCAAAGGTTTTTTCCGTTGTACTTGGGTACAAAAAACGACCGGTATCACCAACTATCCCGGAATAGATTAGCCTTGCCGCTGCATCTGACATCTGCAAGCCCTTATCTTTCCCATAGAGATAAAATTCATAAATTAATTCACTGGTAGAACTTGCACTTGTATCTACCCACAGCATGTCACCATATGGATCCTCATTAGGGTGGTGGTCAATTTTAATCAGCATATCCCCAAGCTTATACCTACTGTCGTCGATTCGCGCTTCATTTGCCGTATCACACACGATGACAAGTGCTCCATTATAGGTATCATCAGGTATATCATCGAGATGTCTTAAAAATTGGAGGGTTTCTTCTTCTTTTCCTACGGTAAAAATGGACTTATCTGGAAATGACGCCTTTAACACCTCTGCAAGACCACCTTGTGACCCATACGCGTCAGGGTCAGGACGAACATGACGATGAATGATAATCGTATCATATTTTTTTATAGTCTGAAGTATTTGCTCTTTCATTAGTCTCTCCTTATTATAAAGTAGATACTTTATTAATAGCATAATTTAACTAGAAGAAAAAGAAATATAATTCGATTTTTTAGCATTTTTCAGTCAAAATAGTTTACTATAGAGGTACTATGATAAAAATGGGGGATAGAAGAAAAATGCCTATTCTAGTTATGTTTATTGTTATTTCACTAGCATTTTATATTTTCTACAAAGCAAAGTACTTTCGGACCAGAATGCCTGCAGAGAAGAAATGGATATCGG of the Bacillus tuaregi genome contains:
- a CDS encoding NAD(P)-dependent malic enzyme; amino-acid sequence: MTLREEALHMHRVNKGKLESKSKVEVLNAKDLSLAYSPGVAEPCKEIYDKPDTVYEYTMKGNMVAVVSDGTAVLGLGNIGPSAALPVMEGKSVLFKSFAGVDAFPICLNTTDVEKIIETVKLLEPNFGGVNLEDIAAPNCFVIEERLKKETNIPVFHDDQHGTAIVTLAGLLNALKIVNKRISEIKVIANGAGAAGIAIIKLLHSFGVRDIIMCDTKGAIYEGRPVGMNKVKSEVAKFTNRDNQSGSLQDVIVDADVFIGVSAQDALSSDMVKTMNRDPIIFAMANPNPEIHPDAAKAAGAAVVGTGRSDFPNQVNNVLAFPGIFRGALDVRATHINEKMKVAAVHAIANLIDEKDLHADYVIPAPFDSRVAPAVAAAVAKAAMETGVARLNVDPEEIKEKTRKLALIGKSE
- the dnaE gene encoding DNA polymerase III subunit alpha, whose translation is MSFIHLHVYSAFSLLTSTASVEELVRDAKKKGYGALALTDRNVMYGAVSFYKECMKHSIKPIIGLTADVLSEEQEGAAFPLVLLAKNQIGLQNLLKISSSIQTKSLSGIPIKWLKHYSKGLFALTPGKDGEIEQALLNGDITSAERVLSLYKQLFGESFYISLQQHHISAEMNVNRKLVELAKHYQVQLVATNQVYYLYKEDAFAHECLLAIKNGNKLQDENRELLESHHYDLKTPTEMIELFTEIPDALENTLKIAEACNVMIELHKTKLPRYPTGNGQAAEELLEEICWKGLQERYDSLTNEVKSRLRYELEIIKKMQFSDYFLIVWDFMRFAREAGILTGPGRGSAAGSLVAYTLYITDVDPIQHQLLFERFLNPERISMPDIDIDFPDHRREEVIRYVTNKYGQLHVAQIITFGTLAAKAALRDVGRVFGLNTKELDRLSRMIPGKAGITLKEAYAESKLLKDFVAETDQQKRLFETALKLEGLPRHTSTHAAGVVISEQPLVDIIPIQQGHENIYLTQYSMEHLEELGLLKIDFLGLRNLSLIESILKSIYRKTGKKLNIKEIPMDDPAAFQLISNGLTTGVFQLESDGMRNVLTRLKPNRFEDIVAVNALYRPGPMENIPHFIDRKHGREKVVYPHPDLEPILENTYGIIVYQEQILKIASKMAGFSLGDADLLRRAVSKKQKEVLDRERTHFIEGAERKGYERITANEIYDLIVRFANYGFNRSHAVAYSFIAYQLAYLKAHYPIHFMASILTSVTGNEVKISQYLREMKTMHIPLLAPSINKSGYSFLAEKDGIRFSLGAVKGVGIAALTEIMRARKEKLFVDLFDLCIRVSTKVVNRKTLEALVYSGSLDEFDEDRAVLLASLDVALDHAQLVKPNESQQGDLFSHIELTIRPKYMEVEPMREEDKLRMEKEVLGFYLSNHPVSLYEKYFPALKVHALFDTIPLNSNRKAVVHIGETKKIRTKKGEQMAFIIISDSSGEMEAVVFPNVYKKISSILQQGNILVIEGKEEERQGKTQFMIKAAQEIEAAVEPLNDETTVFIKITKEQETVEQLQLLKGILKKHPGPVQVVLYYESTQKTIRLEERLFITPSKVCLEQLKEMVGDENVLLK
- a CDS encoding YtrH family sporulation protein, with protein sequence MQEQPFFSLFLQSYFIALGVLIGGSLIGGMAAFLTGKPPLTEIYRISGMIRIWAIVTAIGGTFDAVYTFERGFLEGETKDLFKQFLLILSALGGAQTGSLFITWLTQEHTTL
- the ytrI gene encoding sporulation membrane protein YtrI — protein: MRIPPYYRKPSWQRFFAGMVIGGVISWFVFLYIYGEWQEEYSKEIQTQKDEISELKNEKTIWQEEFKKLNKENKAKLTVQSIYIKITNKDKYHLDQLSVLEIEDDVREDIRMMIAKDIDTVYNSRKLIKKIIENKTVKANEKRYKLKVSEMTIHTTLSIELELAISD
- a CDS encoding DHH family phosphoesterase, whose translation is MKEQILQTIKKYDTIIIHRHVRPDPDAYGSQGGLAEVLKASFPDKSIFTVGKEEETLQFLRHLDDIPDDTYNGALVIVCDTANEARIDDSRYKLGDMLIKIDHHPNEDPYGDMLWVDTSASSTSELIYEFYLYGKDKGLQMSDAAARLIYSGIVGDTGRFLYPSTTEKTFAYAGELIHYQFSRTELYEGMYNLKPKIVKLSGYILQNFETGTNGVAYVKLTKELLEQYEATPAEASLLVGTLGNIQGIMAWVFFIEEEDQIRVRLRSKGPVINGIARHYKGGGHPKAAGASIYSWTHAEQVISEVEDICGEFARS